TCCTTTTTTTCGTTGTTTTACTCACAAACGCCACTAGCAAATGCTAGCGGTAGCGGTTGCGTGACATACTAGGACGAGCCTTTAGATTAGCAAATAGAAATAATTACTTAAAATAAAAACATAATAGTTATGATGAAATTTCTTTTTTTGCTTCTTTTTTTCTTTGTTAATAACTCTTATTTTGTTGATAACCAAAAACACAAAAGAACGGAGTGAACTTTAGCGGCCAGCTAGCTTTTTAGAGCCATCCCCCGTATTAGTCTCCGTTCTTTTTAAAAGTTACTTAGAACCATATAGAATTTCAGTTTCTGCCCTTATTAAAGGTCTTAGTTTAAGTAACTATTATTAATATCTAATTACAAAATTATGAAAACAAATGAAATTATCGGAATCGATGTCAGTAAATTATTAATTGATGTTTGTATCTATTCTAAACAAATTGTTCAACAGTTTGAGAACAGTAAATCTGGATTTAAATTAATGCTAAAGTGGAGTTTTAAAAATTCGTCTTTCTCTAAAGAAGAAACCATGTTTGTATTTGAACATACAGGAATGTACTCTCATTTATTATCTGTGTCTTTAACTGAACAAAAATTATCTTTTTTCATAGCTTCTGGTTTAGAAATTAAAAGATCTATTGGTATTGCTCGTGGAAAGGATGACCAAATTGATGCCAAACGCATTGCTCTATATGGGTATCGATTAAAAGAAGAACTTAAACCCAGTAAGCTACCTAAAAGAAGTATATTACAACTAAAAAGTCTCTTATCTTTAAGGACAAAACTTAACAAACAAAGAGCTGGTTTTAAAGTTACTTTGAAAGAACAAAAAAGAATTTATAAAGCAAAAGAGTATAAAATAATCTTTGACGTTCAACAAAAAATGATTGCAGAACTAACCAAACAAATACACAAGATTAATACTCAAATGCAAGCTATTATTGACCAAAATATAATGTTAAAAGAAACCTATAAACTTGTTACTAGTGTTAAAGGTATAGGAATGCAAACTGCTATAATGATGATTGTGTTTA
This window of the Flavobacteriaceae bacterium genome carries:
- a CDS encoding transposase; this translates as MKTNEIIGIDVSKLLIDVCIYSKQIVQQFENSKSGFKLMLKWSFKNSSFSKEETMFVFEHTGMYSHLLSVSLTEQKLSFFIASGLEIKRSIGIARGKDDQIDAKRIALYGYRLKEELKPSKLPKRSILQLKSLLSLRTKLNKQRAGFKVTLKEQKRIYKAKEYKIIFDVQQKMIAELTKQIHKINTQMQAIIDQNIMLKETYKLVTSVKGIGMQTAIMMIVFTDNFSKFENWRKFASYCGVAPFPYQSGTSIKGRTKVSHLANKKLKAIINMCAISAIQHNPEMKLYYHKRIKQGKSKMSTVNIIRNKLIARVFAVVKRQTPYVDTFKFAA